In a genomic window of Streptomyces sp. NBC_01231:
- a CDS encoding recombinase family protein, translated as MTTAFSQGRRVIGYARISKATDESTSIERQRELIRTTCQARGWALAEIIEDIDVSATRTRLDRPGLTRVREAIQSGRADIVLVWRIDRVARSVSDLAALTDEWAKAGVSLVSATEPFDMTTSAGRMLLQLLGVFAEFEAATIRDRVLAARAALVKAGRHPGGAAPYGYRVVDNPTGAGKVLEVDPVEAAYVRKAADMILDGKSLYYTTAALNAAGSNPRKAAAWSMTSLRIVLTQDASLGYMTHNGKLVRNDDGEPAQVWEPILPLEDMARLRMLLAPTKAPGGERKRRARLLSGGLLRCSTCGGSMRVNRTGGAKPVVRYSCSGKSDGTGCQRGVSIVAERIEEYITGTFLDLVGRYSVVEVRESVREVADLAAVEAEIKATTAELADVDDDDKEAELLANLRSLKARRRQLLSQPSEPVVEYVELGQTFTEAWEGRDTDGRRSLLESAIAHIVVRPGTRGRRGIDPQRVDIHWRNKYGPDVDVVDVLSADDHISQLSD; from the coding sequence ATGACAACTGCATTCTCCCAGGGCCGGCGGGTGATCGGGTACGCCCGCATCTCCAAGGCCACGGACGAGAGCACGTCGATCGAGCGCCAGCGGGAGCTGATCCGGACGACCTGCCAGGCACGGGGCTGGGCGCTCGCCGAAATCATCGAGGACATCGACGTCTCCGCCACCAGGACGCGGCTGGACCGCCCCGGCCTCACCCGCGTCCGCGAAGCCATCCAGTCGGGGCGTGCCGACATCGTGCTGGTCTGGAGGATCGACCGCGTCGCGCGTTCGGTGTCCGACCTCGCCGCGCTGACGGATGAGTGGGCCAAGGCCGGGGTGTCGCTCGTGTCGGCCACCGAGCCGTTCGACATGACGACGTCCGCCGGTCGCATGCTGCTTCAGCTCCTGGGCGTGTTCGCCGAGTTCGAGGCCGCCACCATCCGCGACCGGGTCCTCGCCGCGCGGGCAGCCCTCGTGAAAGCCGGCCGCCACCCCGGAGGAGCAGCGCCGTACGGCTACCGCGTCGTCGACAACCCGACAGGCGCCGGGAAGGTGCTGGAGGTCGACCCCGTCGAAGCCGCGTACGTGCGCAAGGCCGCCGACATGATCCTGGACGGGAAGTCGCTGTACTACACGACGGCGGCGCTCAATGCCGCCGGGTCAAACCCCCGCAAGGCCGCCGCCTGGTCCATGACATCGCTGCGGATCGTTCTGACGCAGGACGCATCGCTCGGCTACATGACCCACAACGGGAAGCTGGTCCGCAACGACGACGGAGAACCGGCCCAGGTCTGGGAACCCATCCTGCCGCTCGAAGACATGGCCCGACTCCGCATGCTGCTGGCACCGACGAAGGCGCCGGGCGGCGAGCGGAAGCGCAGGGCGCGCCTGCTGTCCGGCGGACTGCTGCGGTGCTCGACCTGCGGCGGCTCGATGCGGGTGAACAGAACCGGCGGAGCGAAACCTGTCGTGCGGTACTCGTGCTCGGGCAAGTCCGACGGCACCGGCTGTCAGCGCGGCGTTTCGATCGTCGCCGAGCGCATTGAGGAGTACATCACGGGGACCTTCCTCGATCTCGTCGGGCGGTACTCGGTCGTCGAGGTCCGCGAAAGCGTCCGCGAAGTCGCCGACCTGGCCGCCGTCGAGGCGGAGATCAAGGCGACGACCGCCGAACTGGCGGACGTGGACGACGACGACAAGGAAGCGGAGCTGCTGGCCAACCTCCGCTCGCTCAAGGCGCGGCGTAGGCAGCTCCTCTCCCAGCCGAGCGAGCCCGTCGTCGAGTACGTCGAGCTGGGCCAGACCTTCACTGAAGCCTGGGAGGGGCGCGACACGGACGGCCGCCGCTCACTGCTGGAGAGCGCCATCGCGCACATCGTCGTCCGCCCGGGTACGCGTGGCCGCCGAGGTATCGACCCTCAGAGAGTCGATATTCACTGGCGGAACAAGTACGGCCCGGACGTCGACGTAGTAGACGTACTAAGCGCGGACGACCACATCAGCCAGCTGTCCGACTGA
- a CDS encoding betaine/proline/choline family ABC transporter ATP-binding protein (Members of the family are the ATP-binding subunit of ABC transporters for substrates such as betaine, L-proline or other amino acids, choline, carnitine, etc. The substrate specificity is best determined from the substrate-binding subunit, rather than this subunit, as it interacts with the permease subunit and not with substrate directly.) — protein MSSRLEAAGLYKVFGRRPDNAVEQLRKGADREELRSDGTTAAVIDASFTVEPGEIFVVMGLSGSGKSTLLRMLNGLLEPTAGHVRFDDQDLTALSDRALREVRAHKISMVFQHFALFPHRSVLENAAYGLAVQGVPRREREARAAEALALCGLAGWEKSWPDELSGGMQQRVGLARALATDADLLLMDESFSALDPLIRRDMQDQLIELQKELKKTIVFITHDLNEAMRLGDRIAVMRDGRIVQIGTAEDILIRPANDYVASFTQDVDRSRILTAASVMDTEVRGDEADCDCETATPDTPFGELCAISARLTHPVSVLDKDGELVGVVPRARLVGFLGDEHGEPAPCDSPGDHGVEKVIARA, from the coding sequence GTGTCATCCAGACTTGAGGCCGCAGGCCTTTACAAGGTGTTCGGAAGACGACCGGACAACGCTGTCGAGCAGCTGCGAAAGGGAGCCGACCGGGAGGAACTGCGTTCCGACGGCACCACGGCCGCCGTGATCGACGCGTCCTTCACCGTGGAACCTGGCGAGATCTTCGTCGTGATGGGTCTGTCCGGCTCCGGCAAGTCCACGCTGCTGCGGATGCTCAACGGACTCCTGGAGCCGACCGCGGGTCATGTCCGTTTCGACGATCAGGACCTGACCGCCCTCAGTGACCGCGCGCTGCGCGAGGTCCGCGCGCACAAGATCAGTATGGTCTTCCAGCACTTCGCGCTCTTCCCGCACCGCAGCGTCCTGGAGAACGCCGCCTACGGCCTGGCCGTCCAGGGGGTTCCCCGGCGTGAGCGCGAGGCGCGGGCCGCCGAGGCGCTCGCCCTGTGTGGACTGGCCGGCTGGGAGAAGTCCTGGCCCGACGAGCTGTCCGGCGGCATGCAGCAGCGTGTGGGCCTGGCCCGCGCCCTGGCCACCGACGCCGACCTGCTGCTCATGGACGAGTCGTTCAGCGCGCTGGACCCGCTGATCCGCCGTGACATGCAGGACCAGCTGATCGAGCTGCAAAAGGAACTCAAGAAGACCATCGTCTTCATCACACACGATCTCAACGAGGCCATGCGCCTGGGCGACCGCATCGCCGTCATGCGTGACGGCCGCATCGTGCAGATCGGCACCGCCGAGGACATCCTGATCCGCCCCGCGAACGACTACGTGGCCTCCTTCACCCAGGACGTCGATCGCTCCCGCATCCTCACCGCGGCCTCCGTCATGGACACCGAGGTGCGCGGCGACGAGGCGGACTGCGACTGCGAGACCGCCACCCCCGACACCCCGTTCGGTGAGCTCTGCGCGATCAGCGCGAGGCTGACGCACCCCGTCTCCGTCCTCGACAAGGACGGAGAACTAGTCGGCGTCGTCCCCCGGGCACGGCTCGTCGGCTTCCTCGGCGACGAGCACGGCGAACCCGCTCCGTGCGACTCACCCGGCGATCACGGCGTCGAGAAGGTGATCGCCCGTGCCTAG